One genomic window of Homo sapiens chromosome 16 genomic patch of type FIX, GRCh38.p14 PATCHES HG2471_PATCH includes the following:
- the SLC5A11 gene encoding sodium/myo-inositol cotransporter 2 isoform X5: protein MAAYLKVLPLFIMVFPGMVSRILFPDQVACADPEICQKICSNPSGCSDIAYPKLVLELLPTGLRGLMMAVMVAALMSSLTSIFNSASTIFTMDLWNHLRPRASEKELMIVGRVFVLLLVLVSILWIPVVQASQGGQLFIYIQSISSYLQPPVAVVFIMGCFWKRTNEKGAFWGLISGLLLGLVRLVLDFIYVQPRCDQPDERPVLVKSIHYLYFSMILSTVTLITVSTVSWFTEPPSKEMVSHLTWFTRHDPVVQKEQAPPAAPLSLTLSQNGMPEASSSSSVQFEMVQENTSKTHSCDMTPKQSKVVKAILWLCGIQEKGKEELPARAEAIIVSLEENPLVKTLLDVNLIFCVSCAIFIWGYFA, encoded by the exons ATGGCTGCATACCTGAAGGTGCTGCCCCTCTTCATAATGGTGTTCCCTGGGATGGTCAGCCGCATCCTCTTCCCAG ATCAAGTGGCCTGTGCAGATCCAGAGATCTGCCAGAAGATCTGCAGCAACCCCTCAGGCTGTTCGGACATCGCGTATCCCAAACTCGTGCTGGAACTCCTGCCCACAG GGCTCCGTGGGCTGATGATGGCTGTGATGGTGGCGGCTCTCATGTCCTCCCTCACCTCCATCTTTAACAGTGCCAGCACCATCTTCACCATGGACCTCTGGAATCACCTCCGGCCTCGGGCATCTGAGAAGGAGCTCATGATTGTGGGCAG GGTGTTTGTGCTGCTGCTGGTCCTGGTCTCCATCCTCTGGATCCCTGTGGTCCAGGCCAGCCAGGGCGGCCAGCTCTTCATCTATATCCAGTCCATCAGCTCCTACCTGCAGCCGCCTGTGGCGGTGGTCTTCATCATGGGATGTTTCTGGAAGAGGACCAATGAAAAG GGTGCCTTCTGGGGCCTGATCTCGGGCCTGCTCCTGGGCTTGGTTAGGCTGGTCCTGGACTTTATTTACGTGCAGCCTCGATGCGACCAGCCAGATGAGCGCCCGGTCCTGGTGAAGAGCATTCACTACCTCTACTTCTCCATGATCCTGTCCACGGTCACCCTCATCACTGTCTCCACCGTGAGCTGGTTCACAGAGCCACCCTCCAAGGAGATG GTCAGCCACCTGACCTGGTTTACTCGTCACGACCCCGTGGTCCAGAAGGAACAAGCACCACCAGCAGCTCCCTTGTCTCTTACCCTCTCTCAGAACGGGATGCCagaggccagcagcagcagcagcgtcCAGTTCGAGATGGTTCAAGAAAACACGTCTAAAACCCACAGCT GTGACATGACCCCAAAGCAGTCCAAAGTGGTGAAGGCCATCCTGTGGCTCTGTGGAATACAGGAGAAGGGCAAGGAAGAGCTCCCGGCCAGAGCAGAAGCCATCATAGTTTCCCTGGAAGAAAACCCCTTGGTGAAGACCCTCCTGGACGTCAACCTCATTTTCTGCGTGAGCTGCGCCATCTTTATCTGGGGCTATTTTGCTTAG